The DNA sequence ACATCAGCGAGAAACGTCACGAGGATTATACACCCCTAATTTTGATTTCATAgattaaagaaaaggcagctaattaacagcatccaccgccaacttttgcgcGTTCTATTCGAAAAGTAGTATTTCacttttacttttataacgcatgaGCGGTTCCAAAGTGTGAAACATAGGTTTGTGTCAACAGGACATAAACCGTAAATCACCAGATTGATTGACGTCAAGCTTATTAATCCAGAGAGCTATTTCACCTTGAATAATGTAAATATGGCTTTATGAGTTAAACTGTTGTAATACTGTAGATTTACAGAAGCTCTAAACCGAGACATTATAATCACAGATGTTCCTTACGATGtagtaacataataattataagaactatATGACACAAACTAAACAAGTCTGTTTTCTGGATAACACATGAAATATAGAAAGGAAATCACAattttttcaaatgtaaatatgaTATGAATCTGAAACATAAATCATAACACGAAATAAGATCCTAGATGGGCAATTTAAAGCAAGATACCTGTGTTACAAGTTTAGTAGAAACACAAAGTATAGTTTGGTCCTCAAACTTGACATTCAATATAAAGAACAACTGGTTCGTACGCAAACAGTTTTCAACTTCAAGGTCATAAACGATACATCGAATTCACCGACTTGTTAAACTTGAAATTCaccgttttatttttatatttatcataaatttacagttttgtctttatattttcCCAGCAGGTTATGGAATGTTGAGCAACGTTAACGAGTCTTTCACATGTTTTGTAATTACCAGAAAAATGAAAGTAGTTAAActtctattttaattattaaatgttgaaaCCATCTTGTTACTGGATCGGTCTTAACAATACGTTCTAGAAACGTCgcgataaataaatatataaataaaataaacaccttaAAACCATTCATTCCTTCACAGTGGGcatggcatggtcaggtggttaagacacgcgATTtctcatctgagggtcgcgggttcgaattcctagtcgcaccaaacatgctcgactatTCAactataaagtgacggtcaatcccactattcgttagtaaaatagtaactcaagagttggcggagtttggtgatgactagttgcctttcctccagtcttacattgctaagttaaggacggctagcacagatagccctcgtgcagtttttagcgaaattcaaaacaaaccaatccttcaaagtgttttatttttcgttACTTAATTTGTCTGACGCACTTGTTCGAGTTGTCTCAAAAcatggggtttcgatacccgtggtgagtaatGTAGAGACAGCtgattgagtagctttgtgcttaatttcaaagaaagaaTCTTAATTTGTGTAACGAACATTTTCTAGTTACtgacaaatatacattttgtttcttttagaacaaagccacggTGAGCTATCTGCATAGAAGCGAACTTCGAATGTTAGAGTTATAAGTTCGTAAACATACCGATGTCCCACGGCGTGTTAAGTGGGACACATATTTATACACCATGGGTACAACGTACATTTAATAACAGTTACCCAAAGTGAAATGTCCCCTCCCCTTATTTCAAAGattaagtttgaaggcttataacgctaaaacgtgggtttcgatacccgtgatgggaacAACACACGAATCCTATTTCGTAGGTTTCTacgtaataaaaaacaaatcgaACATTTTTCAATGAATACAAATCTCGCTACACTTTCCAACTCTTTCtcaagttaactgtttactgtaatGACGACATAACACATTTTGATTTATGTcgtaatgtatataaattatttcgttGTCTGGAAGAACGACTTCAGTAACCTGAGACAAACACACAGACAAGTTGAGTTCCTTCATCTTTATTACATTCTGTACCAGGGTTTTGGTAGACATACATatgacttataactctaaaatccgaTTTCAATAACTATCatgaaagaataacaaataatccatttgttattagtcatccccacccaccgccaactgttgactaccctttaccaacgaatagtggtttgaccgtcacatataacgcttccacggctgaaagggctagcatgtttggtgcgacggagattcgaacccgctaccctcagattacgaatcgaacgccttaacccacctggccatgccgggcagtttACTTGACTAGCAACTTTGTTATAGAGGTCTTATACGTGACAGTGACCACAGTTAAATACAGAAATGAACAGATGTTCAAACAAGGTTTTGTCagacaaatgtaattttaacttGAAGGGGGAACAATATCTTAAAGTGAAACTTTAATGACCGACAAGAATTCTCCACATTGGTTTAGTATATGTCTCATATCGACACTTTTAATTTTCAGGTAAAGACTGAAGATCAAATAATGTTTGCCGTAATAAGGTTAAAATTTCACTTAACTTCTGATGACCTTAGCCTCAAGTTTGGAATATCAACAAACTTAGCATGCAAAGATTGTTATCCTTGGGTTTAGTCTTGACTGAACCATTGAATTCACTTATAACTTAGCTTCCAAGAATTATAACAAGAAAGTGTTATCCCAAATCTTCCATGTAAAACCGTTATTGTACAACACtaataattaactgtttagaAACATTTAATGAGAAACCAGTCAACCTCAGGAACAAGTGAGACCTAGAGAAACAATACGTCCCACAATACAGGTAAGTGTTTGTAACAACGTGGACAGATTATACTCGTTTCAAAATGATAATGGATGAAGTACAAGTGGTAATTTTACACTTCTACATTTTTGTTTGATGatacaaaactttaaagtaaagaaaatgtaaccTGCTGGAGGTAAATTACTAAACTCTATGTGTTATCTCAAACTGATTAATACATATCTAATTGACGTGCTGTGAAGATGAAACATTTCTATGGTTTTGTTGTCCTATCGAATATTTCATTCGTACTTTAACACAATATATCACAACTCCTGGTGACAAAACCGTAAATGTTTCAGTCCATACAGATCAAAacgtttaattaatataaatcaataaataaatatttcttaaacacaaaatatatttttgatgagTTTTTGCTACGTGTTATTAAAATCATGTAGAAATCAAAGTAATAACATGACACATGTTATTCATTAAATCATGAAGTCTGCATGTTATCTCTATCTTaattataaattctataaatataagaTGCTGATAAACTTACCCACATTAATGTCAGACTCATGTTTAAGATATGTTTGTATTATCACTGTTTTGTCAAACTGTTTTTGATGATCTGAAGTTCgacacattataataaaacaatctttatcacgtgtagtttaatttataactttatttttctcgtCAATTTTAGTTACAATAATGCATGGAAAGGATGTCAGTTAAAAATAtagactttaattttaaaacaaaaaattttaaaggttttgtttggtttttaatttccgTGCTCAAGATTTTCCAGCTTCGACGAGAGATGTCGCTGTCGGCGCATCACCCCTAACTGCACCAGCAAAGGATGGACATCGATTACATCTGTTAGAATCTGCTGAACACGAATGCAGAGAAGGACAACATGTTTTGCCACTACAGCAACAGACGGCATTGCGATATGGGCAACAACCGAAACTGCCATTTGGACGCAAGCAACAAGTAAACCCGTCAGGGCAGAACCATCCATTTCCACAGTTAACAGCTACGGATAAAATAAATCGTTCATATTACAttatgtgttaacaatagaaTGTTTATCATTAATCGTTTCGACTCTCCCAAGTAATATCATaataacctttattttacttcacacaATCAAGATACTAAGTTAAGAAAACATAACTTTTAGCTGTTGTCGTTATTAAACACATGACAGAGGTAGACAGATGGGTAGTCCTGTACCATGTGTTTCTACACCAGTGGACCAATACCAagtattttaattactgtgtaaacaagtgttttatatctaaaattaataagaaacctAAGAAAGAGCACAACTTCTATAACCGTTTAACcctcaattttaatattataagatgtATAATAACATGTCTGTGATAAAGGTTTTTCAattcaactattttaaaaataaattgtaaacagtataaaaatataacttggcTAATTATctgaattaattatatatcatGTGCACGTCCATCTGCTAATGTATGTGAcctgtttcttattttacttcttgtttctcCGGACGATGGCGCTGTAGATGACAATAGAAACATGGAGAGACTGGTTCAACAAAggtaactgtttattttatgaaagttttaccgTGTTAAACAGTTTAGTAGATTTTAGTTTTATCGTGTTGTATAACTTACGTTCAGGTTGATATTTTAGTAGGAAGTCGTCCTTAGTTTGTTAAAACGTATTTCGTTCCACAGATTCCAACAATTCCTTTCCAGAGTCAGATCACgtgattaaatacataataaagacaaaccgatgtgtaatattcaaaattCTTTGACAAACTTACCATAAACGTCTCCCGCTAGGACGACAAGAGAGAACAGAACTAGGAATGCGGTCTTCATGTCTACAATATACGAATCCCAAGACACTGAagagattcaaaataaatcaaaacaatttattaaaacaggAACAAAACTTACAACGGAATTCCATAAAACAAACGAagcattttgttttgaaaaattacaaagacGTAATTCTGCGTTGTTGTTAAACTGTGATTTGTTACAAATATCACGAATGATAATTTTAACACgttaaaaaacagtattttacttCACTTGTTATtcagagaaaaatgtttcattttaaacatgCTAAGAAAGTTATTActtctaaagttataaaacagataattcaCACATAATGAACAACATAAAGATATCCTACCTTCCGATGACTTTCAGTTAACTTCACTtgctagttttgtttattgtttcagacAGTACTAGAAACAGCGAACAGTCCATATCTTTTATAGTAAAATGTTCACCAAAAATACGAAATGAGATTTGTCAGAAACTGTTTCACCATATCTAACTCCACCTTGATCTGAATATAAAAACCTGTATTATGGAACACTTTACTAGTTGTCTTGTAACATCCCGAAGCTTTCTTGGAAGGGTTTATTTTCCCATTGTTAATtggttcaatatttttatttcagttacagGTAAATATTCCTCATCATCATGACCAGTGacacgctaaaaatcgggtttccataCTTGCCCTTGGCAAAGCAGAGTTAAACCAATACACAGATCTGaccttgacaacaaacaaactaaccaaataaGGTACAAATTTGTTAAAAAGGAGTTCTTTGTCTCAATCAGAGTCGAAGTGTTACGTAAAAAACAACTGTCTTCACCCAACCTTTTAGACGTTGAAAACTAGACTAAAATATTTGtctattataatatgtttgtcgAGAGTTGTTCTTTTCATGAGACGACACtttaagttacaaacaaacatacaagatgAATAAGCCATTTATAATTATACGTTGATactaagttttattacttttatggtGACACAGCATTAAGCTTTAAGGCTCATAAAGCTAAAATGTAAGGTTAAAACCCTTTGGTGGATGCGCTGAACTACCATGTGACTTGTATTTACAAACGTTTATTAAATTTCGATAAAGTTTTTTTTAGGGTTTGCACAAACAGTCTTCAGTtttagtggaattgaccgttatattataatgttcaTATGACGAATAGGAGAGACTATGTTCGGTAACAGAATTAgaacaaaatgtgtttatgtatcagtgattctcaaacgattgtgttttttatagtggtgtttctgtgttAGTTATTCTTAAACGACTGTGTTTTTGTCGTAATGTTTTGTATCATTATTCTCATGAACGATACTACGAATTGTTAAGCCTGAAATTCaccgttttatttttatatttatcataaatctacagtttttctcttttatattttccCAGCAGGTTACGGACTTTTAAGCAACGTTTACGAGTCTTTcacatgtttttgtaattaccagaaaaaagaaagtagttaaacttctattttaattattaaatgttgaaaCCATCTTGTTACTGGATCGGTCTTAACAATACGTTCTAGAAACGtcgctataaatatatatataaataaaataatcaacttaaaACCATTCATTCCTTCACAgtgggcatggcatggccaggtggttaagacgctggagacgtaatctgagggttgcgggttcgaattcctagtcgcaccaatcatgctcgacTTTTCaagtataatgtgacagtcaatcccactattcgttagtaaaatagtaactcaagagttggcggggtttagtgatgactagttgccttctctcaagacttacattgctaaattaaggacggctagcacagatagccctcgtgcagttttttagcgaaattcaaaacaaaccaatccttcaaagtgttttatttttcgttACTTAATTTGTCTGACGCACTTGTTCGAGTTGTCTCTCAAcatggggtttcgatacccgtggtgagtaatGTAGAGACAGCTggttgagtagctttgtgcttaatttcaaagaaagaaTCTTAATTTGTGTAACGAACATTTTCTAGTTACtgacaaatatacattttgtttcttttagaacaaagccacggTGAGCTATCTGCAGAGAAGCGAACTTCGaatgttagtgttataagttcgtaaacttaccgatgTCCCACGGCGTGTTAAGTGGGACACATATTTATACACCATGGGTACAACGTACATTTAATAACAGTTACCCAATATGAAATGTCCCCCCCCCCGTTGGCTCAAAGattaagtttgaaggcttataacgctaaaacttgggtttcgatacccgtgatgggaacAACACAAGTATCCTATTTCGTAGGCTTCtacctaataaaaaacaaaacgaacatttTTCAATGAACACAAATATCGCTACACTTTCCAACTCTTCCtcaagttaactgtttactgtaatgacaacataatacattttgatttatgtcgtaatgtatataaattatttcgtGGTCTGGAACAACGACTTAAGTAACTTGAGACAAACACACAGACAACTTGAGTTCCTTCACCTTTACTACATTCTGTCCCAGGGTTTCAGTAGACATACTGatgacttataactctaaaattcggttttcgatacctgtcatgaaagaagaacaaataatccattgtgtagctttgtgaagtACATACAAACCAACATAAGTGACAGTTGAGTTGCTGACATCAGATATTCAGTAGGTTAGGCTGAACAAAGTCACAGAAGTAAAGTGATCATTGTATCTTTACTACTTTACCGGAAGATAGGTTgtcacgtttgttttgttttgaatgtcgagcaaacctacacgaggctatctgcgctggccgtccctcaGTTAACAGTTGAAAGATCGTTAGTCATCctcacccacagccaactgttggactaatcttgtaccaacgaattgtggaaagaccgtcacatataacacttccaaggctgaaaggtcgagcatgtttgatgcgacggagattcgaacccgcgaccctcagattacgagtcgagtgtcttaaccaacctggccatgccgggccgtttactTAACTGGCAACTTTGTTATAGAGGTCTTATACTTGACAGTGACCATAGTTAAACACTTAAATGAACAGATGTTCAAACAAGGTTTTGTCAGacaaatgtaattttaagttGAAGGGGGGGGAACAATATCTTAAAGTGAAACTTTAATGACCGACAAGTATTCTCCACATTGGTTTAGTATATGTCTCATATCGACACTTTTAATTTTCAGGTGGAGACTGAAGATCAAATAATGTTTGTTGTAATAAGGTTAAAATGTCACTTAACTTTTGACGACCTTAGCCTCAAGTTTGGAATATCAACAAGCTTAGCCTGCAAAGTTTGTTATCCTGTTCAGTCTTGACTGAACCATTGAATTCATTTATAACTTAGCTTCCAAGATT is a window from the Tachypleus tridentatus isolate NWPU-2018 unplaced genomic scaffold, ASM421037v1 Hic_cluster_1, whole genome shotgun sequence genome containing:
- the LOC143241681 gene encoding granulin-2-like, which gives rise to MKTAFLVLFSLVVLAGDVYAVNCGNGWFCPDGFTCCLRPNGSFGCCPYRNAVCCCSGKTCCPSLHSCSADSNRCNRCPSFAGAVRGDAPTATSLVEAGKS